TCTTTTCGCTCTTTTTAAAAAGGTTGGCTATGGCATCGATAAAGTTTGAAAATCCTTCTCCTATATCCCTTCCATTGAATAATTGTCTTGCATACATATAGCCTAAAAGTGCACCTCCTAAATGGGCTATCCGCCCACCAACATTACCGCCCATAGGAATTTGAACTAAATCCATTAGTACCACAAAAAGACCTATTTGCCAAAGTTTTACGTTAAAAACAAAAAGACGTACTTCTTGATTGGGAATATAGGTGCACACAAAAATAAGTACGGCCATAACTCCTGCCGACGCTCCTATGAGCGAGGCATTAACACCAATAAGCGAGGGGAAAATATTGTAGCTTAAAAGGAATAAAAGTCCGCCTAGAATGACTCCTAAAAAGTAAATGTTCAAGAATCGTCTGCCATCAAAAAGGTTGAGTAAAATACGTCCTGCTACGTAGAGTACGTACATGTTCCAGAGAATATGAAAAATACCTCCGTGCAAGAACGAATAGGTCACAATAGACCAAGGTTGCATTAGAAAGTCGAAAAAATCCTTGGGTAGGGCGAACCAATTTTCAACGCTTGGGCTTATAAGCGCTGTAATAAGACCCATAACGATAAAAACAAGAACGTTAATGGCTATGAGCTTTTCAGAAACGCTCAATCGTGCATATTGATATTTTAAGTCTCCGTTTGTCATACTAATCCCAGCGGTTATTGTTAAACTGATTTTTTTTCCAATACCACATCATCAAGAAGCCGAAAAGAGCGCCTCCAATATGGGCAAAATGCGCAATACCTTGACCAAAAAGACTGTATCCTGTTACTCCTGAAAATAAATCCAATCCTATTAAAACAGGAATAAAATATTTTGCTTTTACAGGAACGGGAATGAACATTAAGAACAATTCGCTGTTAGGGAACATCATTCCAAAAGCAACTAAAACCCCATAAATTGCTCCTGATGCTCCTACGGCAGGAGTGTTATATGCTGATAAAAAATTGTCGATTGTACTTTTCGAAGCAATATTATACCAATCTGGGCTGTATTGACCGGCAGATATAATTTCTAGTACGTTACTTTCGGTCATACCACTGCTAACGAGTGCTTGCATACCTTCGTTAAAATAAAAGTAATTTACTCCGGTATGAATTAATGCTGAGCCAAGACCTGCTGAAAAATAGAAAAATAAAAATTTGTTACGACCCCAAATTTGCTCAAGAGGTGTGCCAAAGGCCCATAAGGCATACATGTTAAAGGCTATATGCATAAAGCCACCATGCATAAACATATGGGTTACAATCTGGTAAAATGCAAAATTTTCATTCTTTGGAAACCAAAGTGAAAACCATTGGTACATTTGGTCGCCATATAAAGAAGTGGCCACAAAAAACAGAATGTTTATTATGAGCAAGTGCTTTATGGCGTCGGTCAATCTTCCCATCTAAATAAATTTTTTGTCAATGTCATTTTCGGTAATGGTGATGTATACCGGTTTATTAAACGGACTCACCATAGATTCCTTACAAGCGAACAAGTCGTTTACAAGGGCAATTTGAGAAGCATTGTCCAGTGTTTCTCCAGTTTTGACCGCCAATGTTTTTGCTAAAGTTTTAGAAAGGATATCTGTATGAGAAAAACTTTCGTCCGTTAGTTCTTGTTGGTAATCAGAAATCAATTGGTCTAATATCATGCCAACTTCGCTTTCTGCCACCAATAAAGGTACTCCGGTTACCGTAATAGATTCTCCTTCAATCTTGTCGAATATAAAACCAATGGAAACTAGAATATCTTCAATTTCCTGAAGTGCATTAATTTCTGACTTTGAAAATGTGAGATGCAATGGGAATAGTAATTGTTGGCTAACTGCTTGTTTTACAGTGCTATTATTTAAGAATTTTTCATAAAGAACTCTTTGGTGAGCACGGCTTTGGTCTATAACCACCATGCCCGATTTTATAGTTGTAACAATGTACTTTCTTCTAATTTGAAAAGTAGTCGTAACAGGTTCCGTAGTTTCTTTTTCACCTTCAAAAATAGAACCTGTAATTGTGTCAGATTCAAAGCTTATACTGCCCAAATCATCTTCGGCGCCCATTTTTGACTCCAAACCAACATACAAACTTTCCCAGCTTTTCGTTTCCTGTTTTTTATAGCCAGGATTACGAGGTGTGGAAGGTGTGCTTTTAGCTTCCTGAAAAGGATTAAACGCGGCATCTACCGAAACCTTGGGTTGTATGACTGACTTATTTTTAAAATCATAAGGTGTCTGTAAATTTGGGTCATGCTCAAAATCTAAAGCAGGGGCAACGTTAAACTGTCCTAAGCTGTGCTTTACCGTAGACCTTAAAATGGCGTACAAACTATGCTCGTCATCAAATTTCACCTCGGTTTTAGTTGGGTGTATATTGATGTCTATAGAACCAGGGTCCACTTCCAGATAAAGGAAATAGCCAGGGTAGCTATCTGATTTTATGAGCCCTTCAAAAGCTGCGACTACGGCATGATGTAGATAGGGGCTTTTTATAAACCTATTATTAATAAAGAAAAACTGCTCACCGCGACTCTTCTTTGCAAATTCGGGCTTGGTAATAAAGCCGCTTATTTTAACTATTGGAGTCTCTTCTTCTACGGGAACCAGTTTTTGATTGGTTCGGGTTCCAAAAATATTGACAATACGTTTTCGGTAATTATCAGAAGGAAGGTTAAAAAGCTCGTTTCCGTTATTGTAGAAATGAAATGCTATGGTTGGGTGCGCTAAGGCTACACGATGAAATTCATCTGTAATATGGCGAAGCTCAACCTGATTACTTTTTAGAAAATTACGCCTTGCAGGAATATTAAAAAATAGGTTTTTAACCGCCATGGAAGTTCCTTTTGGCGTTACACTTGCTTCCTGAAATATGATTTTACTACCTTCTATTTTTAGATGGGTGCCCAGTTCTTCGTTTTCGGGTTTGGTTTGCATTTCTACATGGGCAATTGCCGCTATAGAAGCTAAAGCTTCACCTCTAAAACCTTTGGTGTTCAAATTAAAAAGGTCTTCTGCCTTCTGTATTTTAGAGGTGGCGTGACGCTCAAAACTCAACCGGGCATCTGTGGCGCTCATACCCAGACCATCATCTACAACCTGAATAAGAATCTTACCTCCATCCTTAATAATTAGTTTTATAGTGTTGGCACCAGCATCTATGGCATTCTCAAGCAATTCCTTAACTACTGAGGCAGGACGTTGTACCACTTCACCAGCTGCAATTTGATTGGCAACATGGTCCGGTAAAAGTTTTATAATATCTGCCATTATTTTGGTAAAAATATAGAGAGGTCAAAGTCTATGATAAAAAGCACAATCAATACTAAAATGGCTAAAATGATTGCCATTCGTATTTTTAAATTGGTATCGCCCTGTCGTTTTACATCAGACATGGCGCTACCAAACTTATTCTTCAGACCTCTTGAAGGGTTAAGCGTAGTTCTGTATTGGTCGAATTTTGGTTCAATTTTAAACGGACTGCCTTTGCCCTTATCGTCATAATAACGAGGATTGTATTCAAACTTCTTGCTCCGCTTTAAGCGTGTAAATTTACTTAGCATTCCCATGAACGTCAAAGTTACTTAAAATCGAAAAATATGCTGTGCTACCGCTGCCAAAATTTGTTAACAGACACCAAGATGAGGGGGTTCTGTACTGGATAAGCGCATTATTTCTATTTAATAGGAGGGAAGGCACGTGTTTGGCATGTTCATTCTGAAGCACACCTTACCTGCATAGCAAGATTTTGGAAGCAGTTTTAAGGTGATTATTTGCCTAAAATAGCCATTTGAATAGCAGCGATTGCAGCTTCGGTACCTTTGTTACCATGTTTACCGCCACTACGTTCTCTTGATTGCTCTATGTTATTATCTGTCAATACGCAAAAAATTACGGGTGTATCTAATTGTACATTCAGGTCTTTGATGCCTTGAGCTGTAGCGCTACAAACAAAATCAAAATGCTTGGTCTCCCCTTGAATAACATTTCCAATGGCTATAACAGCATCAACATTTTGTGTAGTTGCCATTTTTTTGCAGCCAAAAGTTAATTCAAAACTACCAGGTACATCCCAACGAAGAATATTGGACTCTAATGCACCACAATCTAGAAGCGCTTCAATGGCTCCTGAGTATAGACCTTCCGTAATTTCAGTATTCCATTCAGAAACAACAATCCCAAACCGAAGGTTCTTCGCATTTGGGATTTTTGCCTTATCATAAATTGATAAATTTTTATTTGCCGTAGCCATTAATTGGAGGTTTTAGCCATTCCTATAAAAGCATCTACAGTACGTGCTTCATCAGAAGATGAATACTCCTCTTTAATTTTTTGAAAATAAGATAGAGCCTTATCGTTCTGGTTCAATTCTAGAGCTGTAACACCAGCTTTGTATAAAAACTTAGGAGCTGTGTAGTTATTGCTACTATGAGCAATAGCTTTATCATAGTATCCTAAAGCATCTTCTGGCTGGCCTAATTGCATAAAAGCATCGCCAAGACCGCCTTTAGCTAAAGCGCCAAGGATATCATCTTCTGAACTGAAGTTTTCAAGATGAGAAATAGCTTCTTGGTATTTTTGCATGTTCAAAAATGCCATACCAGCAGAATAATTCGCTAGGTTAGCCGCCTTTGTGCCATTGTATTCTTCTATAATATCAAGAAAACCATATTTTCCTTCAGCACCGTTTAAAGCAAGATTGTATAAAGAATCTTTTGCAGTAGGGCTGTTAAGGGCTTGGTCAAAATATTGTTGTGGGTAATACATCTCGTTTGCAGCGTTCGCCTCTTTAGGCTTCTCTACAAATTGAGCGTATGCTAAATATCCAAGAACACCAACGGCTATAACGCCAATGATACCTAGAATATAGTTTTGGTTGCTGGCTACCCAAGCTTCGGTTTTTGAGGCACTTTCATCTAACGTACTAAAGACTTCCGCAGTTGCGCTGTCTTGTTCTGTAAACTCTTGTTCTTCAACCTTATCTTTTGGTTTAAATCCCCGTTTCTTGTATGTTGCCATTTTCTAATTTTATTGGTGGCGCAAAAATAAAGGTTTTATCCAAAACCGAACAGGTATTTATTCGTTATTTTTGAGGTTTGTGAACCAAGCACCGTCAAAACTGGAATTATAGCGCATGTTTTTAAAGAAATTATCCCTTATTAACTACAAAAATTTTGATTCGAAGGATTTAGAACTCGATAAAAAAATCAATTGTATGGTGGGACCGAACGGAGTAGGGAAGACCAATGTGTTAGATGCGGTATATCATCTTTCCTTTGGGAAGAGCTATTTTAACCCCGTTTCTACTCAAAATATAAAGCACGAGGAAGACTTTTTTGTCATTGAAGGTGAGTTCGAGAAAGATGAACGTGACGAAAAGGTGGTCTGTAGTTTAAAAAGAGGGGCTAAAAAAATTATTAAACGTAATGGTAAGGCATATGATCGTTTATCCGACCATATAGGTTTGTTGCCTTTGGTTATAATTTCTCCGGCAGATCGTGACCTTATTATAGAGGGTAGTGATACAAGACGAAAATTTATAGATGGCGTAATTTCTCAATCTGATAAAGGGTACCTCCAAGACTTAATAAAGTATAATAAGGTGTTAGCGCAAAGAAATTCACTTTTAAAATATTTTGCAGCCAATCATACCTTTAATAAAGATACTCTTGCGGTTTACAATGAGCAATTGAGTGATTATGGCACCAAGATTTTTGATAAGCGAGTTGCTTTTTTAGAAGCTTTCATTCCTATTTTTAAAGAACAGTACATTGCTATTTCTGGCGGGCGAGAAAATGTATCTTTAGGCTATGACAGTAAGTTGCTCAATGAGAATTTGTTGAACCTTTTAGAAAAAGCCGTTGAAAAAGATAGAGCCTTGCAGTATACATCGGTTGGGGTTCATAAAGACGATTTAGGGTTTGAGATTTCAGGGCATCCCATTAAGAAATTTGGGAGTCAGGGGCAACAAAAATCATTCTTGATTGCATTGAAATTTGCCCAGTTTCAGTTTATAAAAGCTCGATCTAAAACAACACCAATTTTATTACTAGATGATATTTTTGATAAATTAGATGAACATCGGGTGTCACATATTGTAGCTTTGGTGAACAATGAAAATTTTGGACAGATTTTTATTAGTGATACGCATGCAGAACGTACGGAGGAGGTTGTAAAACAGATACACCAAACGTATAAGTTGTTTAAATTATAAAGAATAGATTTTTGAAAAGGATGAATAAATTTATTTTAATAGGATTTATAGGTGTGTTTTTTGGATGTTCTTCGGGCATTTCAAAAGAAGATTTAAGTAAGCTAAGTGGCTATTGGGAAATTACTAAGGTGACTTTACCAGATGGTAATGTAAAAGAGTACACCGTAAATACAAGTGTTGATTACATTTCAATAGAAGGAGAAGAAGGTTTTCGGAAAAAAATGCAACCAAAACTAGATGGTACCTATGAAACTTCAGATGATGCTGAGGCATTCATTATTACTAAAAAAGAGCAAAGTTTTTCTATCGACTATAAAACAGAACTCAGTGAGTGGTCAGAACAACTTATAGAACTAGATGACACCACGTTTTCAGTAGAGAATGAAGAGGGTATCCGGTATGATTATAAAAGATTTGAACCTATTTCAATTCAATAAAATGGCAAAGAGAAGAAATGAGAACCTTAATATGAGCCAAGCCTTAAATGAATTCATAAAGGAGAATAGGCTTCAAAAAGGAATGGATAAAGTAGATGCGCGGGAAGCGTGGCGTAATCTAATGGGGAATGGAGTAAATAATTATACAACAGATATAGAGCTCAAAGGAGATACACTTTTTGTAGCGTTATCGTCTTCCGTGTTACGAGAAGAGCTGAGTCTTGGCAAATCAAAAATTATACGAATGCTCAATGAAGACTTAGAGAAGGAGCTGGTTGCAAAACTGGTATTAAGATAAAAGCCTTTAGACTTCAAGACTAAAGGCTTTAAAAAATGTTATAATAGTCTTAGAAAATTTCTCTTCCAGCAAAATGGAAAGAACCTTCTATAGATGCGTTTTCATCACTATCTGATCCATGAACCGCATTTTCAGCAATATTGGAAGCAAATAATTTTCTGATAGTACCTTCAGCTGCTTCAGCTGGGTTTGTTGCACCGATCAATGCGCGAAAATCTTCAACTGCATTGTCTTTTTCTAAAATAGCAGCAACAATAGGACCACGGCTCATAAACTCTACCAATTCTCCGTAAAACGGACGCTCACTGTGAACGGCGTAGAACTCTTGTGCATCTCTTGTGCTCAATTGTGTATACTTCATGGCTACGATTTTGAAACCTGCGGAAGTTATTTTTTCCAGAATGGCACCAATGTGACCGTTTTCAACCGCATCCGGCTTAATCATCGTAAATGTTCTGTTCGTTGTCATTGTAAAAATTTTTTGCAAAAATACGCTTTATTCAACAATCGGCAAGTTTTAATAGGTTTGATGTAGTTCACCCATCACTTTTAAGTCGTTCCCAATCATTTGCATTTGCGCTTCTTTAGTTTTAAAATTGAATTTAATTAGTCCGAAACTTTTAGTAAAAACAACGTCGCCCACCCTAAACGGATTAGGCTCGCCATTAAATTTTGTATAAGTATGTGTAAGGCCGCTGCTGGTAAAATCTACTAAAGGGTAATCTACTCCGGCTATTTCGGTTTTAGAGAACTCAGAGATATGACGGTCTCCAGAGAGTATTATAACACCTTTTGCTTTAGAATCAACAATTAGTTTTTCTAGTTTATCTACTTCATGCGGGAAGTTACCCCAGGTCTCAAACCCATGTTCATTAGATAATATTTGAATACTGCTTACCAGGATATTAAAATCCGCTGTTGAATTTTTGAGTTCTTCGGTTAGCCAATTCCATTGCGTTGTGCCAAGAATAGTACCCACACCATAGTCGTTAGGAATGGTACGTTTTTTTGTTTCCGTATCTAGAGTAAGGTCAGTTCTAAAATAACGGGTGTCCAATACCAATATTTTTATACTTCCTTGTGGCGTGTTGTAGGTATGTGTTGTATAAACCCCTTCTTGAGTTCTTCGCGGGTCATTTTTGCCTACATCCATAAAATCTAAAAACTCTTGCTGACTTTCCTTCTTTTTATCAAAATCAACACCGCCATCATTTAATCCATAATCATGGTCGTCCCAAGTACCTATTACTGGCACCTTGGCTTTAAGATTTTGGTATCCTTTTACAGCGTTCTGTTGGGCATACATGGCGCGTAATCGCCTCATATTATCGGTATCCGCATAAATATTATCGCCTCCCCATACCCAAACATCAGGATTGGTTTTAAGAATATCATCCCAAAGTAAGTTGACTTCATCTTGCTTATTGCAAGAACCGAAAGCCAGTGTAAAATCAGCTTTAGGGGAAGTGGTTACAACCGTCGTTTTTGCCGTTAGTTCAGGCTGTTTTTGGGTTTTACAGGAAATGGTAAGACCCAATAAGCAGATGGCGATGTACTTATTCAACATATGTTAGTTTTAAAATCTTACCGCAAAAATAAGACTTTGCCTTAAAACACTACGTTATTAAATTGTATCTTTGCACGCATGAATTTGGAGTCTATAAAAGCGGTTCAGCAACTACTTTCCCAACCGCAAAAAATCGTAATCGTACCGCATAAAAATCCAGATGGTGATGCCATTGGCTCAACATTGGCGCTGTGTCATTATCTTGTTAATAGAGGTCAGGAGGCTGTTGTTGTAGCTCCAAACGATTATCCTAAGTTTTTAAAATGGATACCAGGTAATGAGAATATTCTGAATTTTGAGAAGCATAATAGTCAAGCTAAGGAAAAAATAGCAGAGGCAACGGTGGTTTTTACGTTAGATTTTAATCATTTGGGGAGGATAGGACAGATGCAATCCGTTTTGGAAGACTTAACGGTTCCTTTTGTTATGATAGATCATCATCAGGCCCCGTCTGATTATGCAGAGGTTATGTATTCAGATGTTTCTATGAGTTCTACTTGTGAAATGGTGTATAACTTCATTGAGTTTTTGGGTGATGTGGACAAAATAACAGTGGATATGGCAAATTGCCTATACACTGGGATTATGACAGATACAGGTTCATTTAAATTCAGGTCAACTACAGGTAGAACGCATCGTATTATAGCTGGTCTAATAGATAAGGGAGCGGAGAATACCCAGATACATCACCGTGTTTATGATACGAATACCCCAGGAAGGTTACACCTTTTAGGATGTGCCCTTAAGAATATGGTTATTCATGATATGTATAGAACGGCATATATTACATTAAGTCAAGATGAACTAGATACGTATAAGTATCAAAAAGGAGATACGGAAGGTTTTGTGAATTATGGACTTACTCTTGAAGGTATTATCTTTGCTGTTATTTTTATAGAAAATAAAGAAGAAGGTATTATAAAAATTTCTTTTAGGTCTATAGGGGATTTCAACGTAAACGAATTTGCTAGAACCTATTTTGAGGGAGGTGGACATAATAATGCTGCAGGTGGAAAAAGCGATAGGTCCCTTAATGAAACAGCTGTTTATTTTGAATCACTTTTAGAAAATCATAAAGATCAATTACAGGCATGAGAATCTTAAGTATTATTTTTTTAATTGCACTTGTTGGCTGTGGAGGCCCTGAGGCTAGAAGACCTGTTGAAGTTAAATCTGGCAGTTTCTTTAAGCAATCTGTTAAACGCAGTAAGGAACTTTTAGCCAAAGAAGAAAAGCTAATGCAAGATGTAATGGCTAATGATACTTTGCATGAGTATATCCATTCGGCCAGTGGGTCATGGTTTTATTATGATGTAAAGAATGAAGAGGTAAATTATACGCCTCAACCAGATGATTTAGTGGTGATGACCTACAATATTATCAGCTTAAAGAACGATACTATTTACAGTACGGATGATATAGGTACGCTAACCTATAAAGTGGATAAGCAAGATCTATTCCCGGGTTTAAGAAATAGTGTAAAGATGTTAAAAGAAGGAGAAACAGCTACTTTTCTGTTTCCTTCATCTTTAGGATATGGATATCATGGGGATAATGATAAAATAGGTATTAATGTACCGTTTAAGGTTACATTATCTATTTTTAAAATCGAAAAAGAAAAAGAGTTAATTGAATAGTGCTTACCAGTAAACAATAAAAGTAAAATAAAAACAAAGGATTTAAAGATGAAAAAAATCTATTACTTATTGACCCTAGTGGTTTTGTTGTCTAGTTGTAAAAGTCAATATGCCGAATTGGGTGATGGCGTTTTTGCCGATATCCATACCAGTAAAGGTGATATTATAATCAAATTGGAATATGAGAAGACACCCGTTACGGTAGCTAACTTTGTTTCTCTAGCGGAAGGCGATAACCCATTTGTTACGGATAGCTTAAAAGGAAAGAAGTATTTTGACGGACTTATTTTTCACAGAGTTATTAAAGACTTTATGATTCAGGGAGGGGATCCTACTGGTACAGGACGTGGAAACCCAGGCTACAAGTTTAAAGATGAGTTTAATGATTCTTTGGTGCATGATAAAAAGGGAATTTTGTCTATGGCAAATTCAGGTGCTAAAACCAATGGTAGTCAATTTTTTATTACACATAAAGAGACTCCTTTTTTAAATGGTAGACACACAGTTTTCGGTCATGTAGTTGAAGGTTTGGATGTAGTTGATTCTATAGCCACTACCGAGGTTTCTCAAGACCCGATGACCAAAGATAAACCGGTAGTAGATGTGATTATGAATACCGTAGAGATTGTTCGTAATGGTAAAGCAGCTAAGAAGTTTGATGCTGTACAGGTTATGAGCGATTATTTTGCGGAAGAAGAAGCGAAGATTGCTGCCTTTGAGAAAATGAAAGCCGACTTTAAAGCCGGTCTTGAGACTCAAAAACAAGAGGCAACGGAATTACCAAGCGGATTGAAAATATTAACACTGAAAGAAGGTGAAGGAGCAAAACCTACTGTAGGTAGCCAAGTACTTGTATACTATGCAGGTTTTTTGGAGGACGGAACTTTGTTCGATAGTAACTATGAAGATGTCGCTACAAAATATAACAAATTTGATGCTCGAAGAAAACAAGGTGGAGGCTATGAGCCAATACCAATGGAGTATAGTCCTGATGCTAGTTTGATAGCTGGTTTTAAAGAAGGTCTTTTAAATATGAAAGTTGGAGATAAGGTGAGAATCTTTATTCCTTCGCATTTGGGATATGGACCACAAGGAACAGGTCCAATACCGCCAAGTGCAGATTTAGTATTTGATCTTGAAATTACTGGTGAAGCCGAGTAAACTACCTTGTGGGTAGATCCACGAGGTTTTAAAAGGAATACACTTAGATTTCGAGGCAGGCCTTGGAGTATTTAATCTCTATTATTGAGTAAAAATAGGATTGAAATAAGATTAAAAACCCGCAATTTGCGGGTTTTTTTATGCTCTTAACCAGATTAATTTTAAGCATTTACAGGGTTTTTACTTCATTTTGTGCAGTTCATCTAATAATTCATAATACAACGTAACGATGTCCGTTTATATCATTCATTAATAGTTAACCCCTAAATATTAAACTATGAATTGGTACTTAAAAGTATTGCAAAACTATGCCGGGTTTGAAGGCCGCGCCAGAAGAAAAGAATATTGGATGTTCTTTTTGTTCAACATCTTAATTTCTTATGGTTTACAAATTGTAGCCGTAGTAATAGATGTACCTGCTCTTCTATTTTTATCGCTTATATACTCGTTAGGTGTATTGATACCTGGTATTGCAGTAGGTGTTCGTAGAATGCATGATGTTGGTAAAAGTGGATGGTTCTTACTTGTACCAATTTATAACCTTATTTTAGCTTGTACGGATAGCGAGCAGGGCGATAACCAATATGGTCCAAACCCAAAAAGTGAAGAACAAGCTAGCTTGCAAAAAGTATAGTCTTATATCATATAAAAAAGGGTTTGCCATAATAGCAAACCCTTTTTTTTGTGCTTATTTTTTAGGAATATCCTCTAAGATGTTGAGAAGGAATTTCCAGAATTTCTGTACGGAGGAAATACTCACACGTTCATCTGGCGAGTGTGCTCCCAGAATTGTAGGTCCAAAACTAATCATATCCATCTCAGGGTAATTTTGACCTAAAATACCACATTCCAATCCTGCATGACAAGCGGCTACTTTTGGTTTCTCTCCAAATAGAGCTATGTATTTTTCTTCTGCCACTTTAAGAATTTTAGAATTGGCATTAGGCGTCCAGCCAGGGTATGTACCACTGAATTCAACATCAAAACGGGCCAGTTCAAATGTAGACTTTAAGGCATTGGATAAATCCGTTTTGGCAGAATCTACAGAAGACCTTGTAAGGCATCCAACTTTTGCTTTTCCATTTTTCACTAAAACTCTAGCTACATTATTAGAAGTTTCTACCAAATCCGGTATAGCTGCACTCATTGCATACACTCCATTGTGAGCAGCGTAAATACCTTGTAGTAAACGTTCTTGAGCACCAAGACCCATTACCGCTTTAGGCAATTTTATCGCATCAAGTGTTACTTTTAGGTTAGGCTCAATAACAT
This genomic interval from Zobellia roscoffensis contains the following:
- a CDS encoding DUF805 domain-containing protein — encoded protein: MNWYLKVLQNYAGFEGRARRKEYWMFFLFNILISYGLQIVAVVIDVPALLFLSLIYSLGVLIPGIAVGVRRMHDVGKSGWFLLVPIYNLILACTDSEQGDNQYGPNPKSEEQASLQKV
- a CDS encoding DHH family phosphoesterase; its protein translation is MNLESIKAVQQLLSQPQKIVIVPHKNPDGDAIGSTLALCHYLVNRGQEAVVVAPNDYPKFLKWIPGNENILNFEKHNSQAKEKIAEATVVFTLDFNHLGRIGQMQSVLEDLTVPFVMIDHHQAPSDYAEVMYSDVSMSSTCEMVYNFIEFLGDVDKITVDMANCLYTGIMTDTGSFKFRSTTGRTHRIIAGLIDKGAENTQIHHRVYDTNTPGRLHLLGCALKNMVIHDMYRTAYITLSQDELDTYKYQKGDTEGFVNYGLTLEGIIFAVIFIENKEEGIIKISFRSIGDFNVNEFARTYFEGGGHNNAAGGKSDRSLNETAVYFESLLENHKDQLQA
- a CDS encoding peptidylprolyl isomerase, with the protein product MKKIYYLLTLVVLLSSCKSQYAELGDGVFADIHTSKGDIIIKLEYEKTPVTVANFVSLAEGDNPFVTDSLKGKKYFDGLIFHRVIKDFMIQGGDPTGTGRGNPGYKFKDEFNDSLVHDKKGILSMANSGAKTNGSQFFITHKETPFLNGRHTVFGHVVEGLDVVDSIATTEVSQDPMTKDKPVVDVIMNTVEIVRNGKAAKKFDAVQVMSDYFAEEEAKIAAFEKMKADFKAGLETQKQEATELPSGLKILTLKEGEGAKPTVGSQVLVYYAGFLEDGTLFDSNYEDVATKYNKFDARRKQGGGYEPIPMEYSPDASLIAGFKEGLLNMKVGDKVRIFIPSHLGYGPQGTGPIPPSADLVFDLEITGEAE
- the gldI gene encoding gliding motility-associated peptidyl-prolyl isomerase GldI; protein product: MRILSIIFLIALVGCGGPEARRPVEVKSGSFFKQSVKRSKELLAKEEKLMQDVMANDTLHEYIHSASGSWFYYDVKNEEVNYTPQPDDLVVMTYNIISLKNDTIYSTDDIGTLTYKVDKQDLFPGLRNSVKMLKEGETATFLFPSSLGYGYHGDNDKIGINVPFKVTLSIFKIEKEKELIE